In Novipirellula galeiformis, the genomic window GAGTGCGTCATGTGCCAAGCATTTGCACGCCTTCAGAAGTGAGACCGCAGCTTAGTAGGGCCTTGGCACTTCGCCCGAAACGACCAAATGGAAACTTACGATGAGTATCGTGGTCGTTGTGCAGGGCGAGCCCGATCTGTTTCAGGTTGGTTGGCAGGTCGCATACAAGTTAAGCGAATCGAGGTGACATGTCGAATATTTT contains:
- a CDS encoding DUF1559 family PulG-like putative transporter: MPTNLKQIGLALHNDHDTHRKFPFGRFGRSAKALLSCGLTSEGVQMLGT